A region of Clostridium acetobutylicum ATCC 824 DNA encodes the following proteins:
- a CDS encoding glycerophosphodiester phosphodiesterase gives MIKTTLNIAHRGFSGKYPENTMVAFKKAIEEKCDGIETDLNMTKDGILVVCHDEKIDRTTNGCGYIKDYTYKELKQFDAGIGYGEEFKGEKILCIDELLDYIKDKNLLLNLELKNNLIEYVDIEKKVVDKIHEYKLEDNIIVSSFNHYSMVKLKEYDSTMKIGLLYSANLYNVHEYGRKLGAFSLHPYYPAVMNKEVVENIKKVKININTYTVNEEEDMRKLIGLGIEGIITNYPDRLNKVLKEAIKNS, from the coding sequence ATGATAAAAACAACACTTAATATTGCACATAGAGGATTCAGTGGAAAGTATCCTGAAAATACTATGGTGGCATTTAAAAAAGCAATAGAAGAGAAATGTGATGGAATAGAGACGGATTTAAACATGACTAAGGATGGTATTCTTGTTGTTTGTCACGATGAAAAAATAGATAGAACAACCAATGGATGTGGATATATAAAAGATTATACCTATAAAGAATTGAAACAATTTGATGCGGGGATAGGTTATGGTGAAGAATTCAAAGGGGAGAAAATCTTGTGTATAGATGAATTACTAGACTATATAAAAGATAAAAACCTACTATTAAACTTAGAACTTAAGAACAATTTGATTGAATATGTGGATATTGAGAAGAAGGTTGTGGATAAAATTCATGAATATAAACTTGAAGATAATATAATAGTGTCCTCCTTTAATCATTATTCAATGGTTAAATTAAAAGAATATGACAGTACTATGAAGATAGGCTTGCTGTATTCTGCTAATCTTTACAACGTTCATGAATATGGAAGAAAGCTTGGAGCTTTTTCGCTTCATCCATATTATCCAGCAGTTATGAATAAAGAGGTTGTAGAAAATATAAAGAAAGTTAAAATTAATATAAATACTTATACAGTAAATGAAGAAGAAGATATGAGAAAATTAATAGGGTTAGGTATTGAGGGGATAATAACAAATTATCCAGACAGGTTAAATAAAGTACTTAAGGAAGCCATTAAAAATTCATAG
- a CDS encoding YdcF family protein produces the protein MKRLKQKTVGNVYIILGALGILYFIACRLTFAMYVNFMAFFMILGILCILFGIFYKKHEIKAGSRLSKIDKCIKGIVCAICVVFIFTEAVLVYNGQSEYKGKLDYIIVLGAGLRGKHMLGTQYERVKKAAEYVKENPDVKIVVSGGKGNGEDISEAEAMKQYFLNKGFKNDSIIMEDKSKNTFENLRNSKKILEKISNKKEIRVGVVTSSYHITRAKLLGKRVGLKLYAIPAPINKLLLLQSYTREFFAFYKSIIFDRG, from the coding sequence ATGAAAAGATTGAAACAAAAAACTGTTGGAAATGTATATATAATATTAGGTGCATTGGGAATATTGTATTTTATAGCTTGTAGACTAACCTTCGCTATGTATGTTAATTTCATGGCCTTTTTTATGATTTTGGGAATTTTATGTATTCTATTTGGAATTTTTTATAAAAAACATGAAATTAAAGCTGGAAGTAGGCTAAGTAAAATAGATAAGTGCATTAAAGGTATAGTTTGTGCTATATGTGTGGTGTTTATTTTTACAGAGGCCGTACTTGTATATAATGGACAATCTGAATATAAGGGGAAACTAGATTACATAATAGTTTTGGGAGCTGGTCTAAGAGGTAAACATATGCTCGGAACACAATATGAGAGAGTAAAAAAGGCAGCGGAATATGTTAAGGAAAATCCAGATGTTAAGATTGTAGTTTCTGGAGGCAAGGGTAATGGAGAAGATATAAGCGAGGCAGAGGCGATGAAGCAGTACTTTTTAAATAAAGGATTTAAAAATGATTCTATAATTATGGAGGACAAATCTAAAAATACTTTTGAAAATCTTAGAAATTCTAAAAAAATCTTAGAAAAGATATCAAATAAAAAGGAAATAAGGGTTGGAGTTGTAACTAGTAGTTATCATATTACTCGTGCCAAGCTTTTGGGAAAAAGAGTTGGATTAAAGCTTTATGCAATACCTGCTCCAATAAATAAATTGCTACTACTTCAATCATATACTAGAGAATTTTTTGCTTTTTACAAATCTATAATTTTTGATAGAGGATAA
- a CDS encoding BON domain-containing protein has product MAFSDSSIQSSIKSYIHDSMNDTADDINVSTHDGCVLLSGCVNVLAEKIKAEEISKKVEGVKKVENDITISMDGSSSDKQLTDLLNDNLRNCSRHESFVGVTGKVNGGSALLLGEVDSQDDKESAVREATKTFGITNVVDTIKVR; this is encoded by the coding sequence ATGGCTTTTTCTGATAGCTCTATACAAAGTTCAATAAAAAGTTATATACATGATTCTATGAACGATACTGCTGATGACATAAATGTTAGTACACATGATGGATGTGTTCTATTATCTGGCTGTGTTAATGTTTTAGCTGAAAAAATAAAAGCAGAAGAGATTTCAAAGAAAGTTGAAGGAGTAAAAAAAGTAGAAAATGATATAACCATAAGCATGGATGGTAGTTCTTCAGATAAACAGCTTACAGACCTTTTAAATGATAATCTAAGAAATTGCAGCAGGCATGAAAGCTTTGTTGGCGTTACAGGAAAGGTAAATGGTGGCTCAGCACTCCTTTTGGGTGAAGTAGATAGCCAAGATGATAAAGAATCCGCAGTAAGAGAAGCCACTAAAACCTTTGGAATAACAAATGTGGTTGATACCATAAAAGTTAGATAA
- a CDS encoding ABC transporter substrate-binding protein — translation MKRKIISLLLIGALSATILSGCAQSKASASESKTVQITFWHAMSGKNGEALNKMVEDFNNSHSDIKVKAEFQGKYDEELNKLKSAEKGGEAPDIVQVYDIGTRFMIDSKWAEPIQNFIDKDKYDTSSLEPNLLAYYTVNNKLYSMPFNSSTPILYYNKSAFKEADLDPNKPPKTFSELERYSKALAKKDSSGNVTRYGFSMAIYGWLFEQYLVKQGKNYVNNGNGRSSAATKVDFDSNGGGLKFLKEWKQLVDSGYVGNLGRNEDDTENAFIAGKTAMYIESTADLKHDLNSIGGRFELGTAPLPSFDGTSDGGVSIGGASMWILKNKDAEKQKAAFEFIKYMVSSKQQAYWSTETGYFPVTKKAYDEDIMKENLKKSPQFKTAIDQLYASPKTAVGALMAVFPEARQTIEANIEEMLQKKESPEEAISNSSKLINQSIKDYNDKNK, via the coding sequence TGGTAAAAATGGTGAGGCTTTAAACAAGATGGTGGAGGATTTTAATAATTCTCATAGCGATATTAAAGTAAAGGCAGAATTTCAGGGAAAGTACGACGAAGAGCTCAATAAACTAAAAAGCGCAGAAAAGGGAGGGGAGGCTCCAGATATTGTTCAGGTGTATGACATAGGTACAAGATTTATGATAGATAGCAAATGGGCAGAGCCTATACAAAACTTTATTGATAAGGATAAATACGATACATCAAGTTTGGAGCCTAATTTACTAGCATATTATACAGTAAATAATAAACTCTACTCCATGCCTTTTAATTCATCTACACCAATACTTTATTATAACAAAAGTGCATTCAAGGAAGCTGATTTAGACCCTAATAAGCCTCCAAAGACTTTCTCTGAGTTAGAAAGATATTCAAAGGCTCTTGCTAAAAAGGATTCCTCAGGTAATGTAACAAGATATGGTTTTTCTATGGCTATATATGGATGGCTATTTGAGCAATATTTAGTAAAGCAGGGGAAGAATTATGTTAATAATGGAAATGGTAGAAGTTCAGCAGCCACAAAGGTGGATTTTGATAGTAATGGAGGCGGGCTGAAATTTCTAAAGGAATGGAAACAACTTGTGGATTCCGGATATGTAGGCAATTTAGGCAGAAATGAAGATGATACAGAAAATGCATTTATTGCTGGAAAAACAGCTATGTATATAGAATCCACTGCTGACCTTAAGCATGATTTGAATTCTATTGGAGGAAGATTTGAGCTTGGAACAGCACCACTGCCTTCCTTTGATGGAACTAGTGACGGAGGAGTTTCAATAGGGGGAGCTTCTATGTGGATATTGAAAAATAAGGATGCAGAAAAGCAAAAGGCGGCTTTTGAGTTTATAAAATATATGGTATCATCTAAACAGCAGGCTTATTGGAGTACTGAGACTGGATATTTTCCTGTCACTAAGAAGGCATATGATGAGGATATAATGAAGGAAAACTTAAAGAAAAGTCCTCAATTTAAAACAGCTATAGATCAGCTTTACGCATCGCCTAAGACTGCTGTAGGAGCTCTTATGGCTGTATTTCCTGAAGCTAGGCAAACTATAGAAGCAAATATAGAGGAGATGCTTCAGAAAAAAGAATCGCCAGAAGAGGCTATAAGTAACTCCTCAAAACTTATAAATCAGTCCATTAAAGATTATAATGATAAAAATAAATAG
- the ispF gene encoding 2-C-methyl-D-erythritol 2,4-cyclodiphosphate synthase — translation MRVGIGYDVHKLVENRKLILGGVEIQYSKGLLGHSDADVLVHAIIDSILGAAGLGDIGKLFPDSDNKYKGISSLKLLKEVNALIKDKGYKIGNIDSTIIAQKPKISPYIEDIKKSLCNVLDIDLGSINIKATTEEGLGFTGRGEGISSQSICLLI, via the coding sequence ATGAGGGTGGGAATTGGTTATGACGTCCATAAATTAGTTGAAAATAGAAAATTAATTCTTGGCGGCGTAGAAATTCAATATTCAAAGGGGTTATTAGGTCACTCTGATGCCGATGTACTTGTTCATGCTATAATTGATAGTATACTAGGTGCTGCTGGTCTTGGTGACATAGGCAAGCTATTCCCTGATAGCGATAATAAATACAAAGGAATATCCAGTCTAAAATTATTAAAGGAAGTTAATGCACTAATAAAGGATAAAGGCTATAAAATTGGAAATATCGACTCCACTATAATAGCTCAAAAACCTAAGATTTCACCTTATATAGAAGATATTAAAAAGAGTTTATGCAATGTATTAGATATTGATTTAGGAAGTATAAATATAAAAGCTACAACAGAAGAAGGTCTTGGATTTACAGGTAGGGGCGAAGGAATATCAAGTCAAAGTATTTGCTTACTCATCTAA
- a CDS encoding YitT family protein, giving the protein MSEDIKLKITKQTTLNIFYTVIGCFTSSIGINLFLIHAHLLSGGVSGISLILQYLFKIPAGISYLIMNLPLFLLSYKVIGKKFTAMTILGTLTFSVAFNLTAPFKNLLTIKDPILLCVYGGVLNGLGMGIVLSNYGSLGGLDIVAAAIKKKHENFQFSTTSLIINILIITLGAIFFGLPSALYTLFSIYISYSVMDKVIIGFNRQKLVLIITNKENEISSNIMKHLHRGVTFLYGEGAYTKSNKMVVYCVVTTQQLPLLKRLVKATDGASFMSILDISEVHGNGFQGNMFS; this is encoded by the coding sequence ATGTCTGAAGACATAAAATTAAAAATAACAAAGCAAACCACCTTAAATATATTTTATACAGTAATAGGATGTTTTACTTCCTCTATAGGTATAAATCTCTTTCTTATTCACGCCCATCTTCTAAGTGGCGGTGTTTCTGGTATATCCTTGATACTTCAATATCTATTCAAAATACCTGCTGGCATATCTTATTTAATTATGAATTTACCTCTTTTTCTTTTAAGCTATAAGGTAATTGGAAAAAAGTTTACCGCAATGACCATACTTGGTACCCTAACCTTTTCTGTAGCTTTTAACTTAACTGCACCTTTTAAAAACTTACTCACAATAAAAGATCCTATTCTTTTATGCGTATATGGTGGGGTTTTAAATGGACTGGGAATGGGTATAGTTCTAAGCAATTATGGCTCCTTAGGAGGTCTTGATATTGTAGCTGCTGCAATAAAAAAGAAACATGAAAACTTCCAATTTAGCACTACTTCACTTATTATAAATATTTTAATTATTACTCTGGGAGCTATTTTCTTCGGACTTCCTAGTGCTCTATATACTTTATTTTCTATATATATATCCTATTCTGTAATGGATAAGGTTATTATAGGTTTTAATAGGCAAAAGCTTGTTCTAATTATAACAAACAAGGAAAACGAAATAAGTTCCAATATAATGAAACATTTGCATAGAGGAGTTACTTTTCTTTATGGAGAAGGAGCCTATACTAAATCTAATAAAATGGTTGTATACTGCGTTGTAACCACTCAACAGTTACCACTCTTAAAAAGACTTGTAAAAGCCACAGATGGTGCATCTTTTATGTCTATACTTGATATTTCCGAAGTACATGGTAATGGATTTCAGGGAAATATGTTTAGTTAG
- a CDS encoding PAS domain-containing sensor histidine kinase: protein MSYLFEEIYSDDEKIYLEISELFDKYNISLQNRNKETWLECINGINKGIRNQEKEKVVECILQFTQKDDRILKFIENAYTNYVIKNISNINHMKKALVELNDFFYEVERSIIENRTSYMHKVNIQFIDRIIDSIPFLVIIKNENGKHIKVNKEAREFYGVKEEIKKDNKLDKYNYSELNNLKIESESSKTFCEQVLNKDNEERTLYVIAIPVTINNNEKFTVIIKSDITKFQNNQIENNGENLKNLFKSVPEAIFIHDNTKVIYLNKVAKELFGCEKLQEIIGKDYTNLIKIQNISEDKKSNLNGTEYNIRSAEIVRTCDNRVLKVEFLVEKYLYRDKEIELVVVWDMEYKTKMEELKNRMSEKNDFLNKVLYYSNAKTQFMGTISHELRTPLNIILSALQVMDLYANYGDLEEKCRVYEKYSVVMKQNGYRLLKMINNFMDITQIEDGARKLNFVQGNIVTIVEDVTLAVAAFLKDKGKNIIFDTDVEEKIMIFDKEKIERIVLNLLSNAVKFTGKDANIRVAIHDVGSNIQISVEDNGMGIPEDKKKMIFERFFQLDKTFTRKNEGSGIGLSIVKLLVELHDGTIEVKSKVGIGSEFTVKLPVRKSNKYKNSYSDSLIRMSSKDKVNMEFSDLLI from the coding sequence ATGAGTTATTTATTTGAAGAGATATATAGTGATGATGAAAAAATTTATCTAGAAATCTCAGAGCTTTTTGATAAATATAATATTAGTCTTCAAAATAGAAACAAAGAAACTTGGCTTGAATGTATCAATGGAATTAACAAAGGAATAAGAAATCAAGAAAAGGAAAAAGTGGTTGAGTGTATACTTCAATTCACACAAAAAGACGATAGAATTTTGAAGTTTATTGAAAATGCGTATACGAATTATGTTATAAAAAATATTAGTAACATTAATCATATGAAAAAGGCTTTAGTAGAGCTAAACGATTTTTTTTATGAGGTAGAGAGAAGTATAATTGAAAATAGGACATCCTATATGCATAAAGTAAACATACAATTTATAGATAGAATAATAGATAGTATTCCTTTTTTAGTAATTATAAAAAACGAAAATGGTAAACATATTAAGGTTAATAAAGAAGCAAGAGAATTCTATGGTGTAAAAGAAGAAATCAAAAAAGATAATAAGCTAGATAAGTATAATTACAGTGAGCTTAATAATTTAAAAATTGAGTCGGAGAGTTCAAAAACATTTTGTGAACAAGTTTTAAATAAAGATAATGAGGAAAGAACTCTATACGTTATAGCCATTCCTGTTACAATAAATAATAATGAAAAGTTTACAGTGATTATTAAAAGTGATATTACTAAATTTCAAAATAATCAAATTGAAAATAATGGTGAAAATCTGAAGAATTTATTTAAAAGTGTTCCAGAGGCTATCTTTATTCATGATAATACTAAGGTAATTTATTTAAACAAAGTTGCAAAGGAGCTCTTTGGATGCGAAAAATTACAGGAGATCATTGGTAAGGATTATACTAACTTAATAAAAATACAAAATATAAGTGAAGATAAAAAAAGCAATTTAAATGGTACAGAGTATAATATTAGGTCAGCAGAAATAGTTAGAACCTGTGATAATAGAGTATTAAAAGTAGAGTTTTTGGTTGAAAAATACCTGTATAGAGATAAAGAGATAGAGTTAGTTGTAGTATGGGATATGGAATATAAAACTAAAATGGAAGAACTAAAAAATAGAATGAGTGAAAAGAATGATTTTCTTAATAAAGTTTTATATTACAGTAATGCTAAGACACAATTTATGGGGACTATATCACATGAACTTAGAACTCCGCTTAACATAATACTAAGTGCTCTTCAAGTTATGGACTTGTATGCCAATTATGGTGATTTAGAAGAAAAGTGTAGGGTTTACGAAAAGTATTCTGTTGTAATGAAGCAAAATGGATATAGGCTTCTAAAAATGATAAATAACTTTATGGATATTACTCAAATAGAAGATGGTGCAAGAAAACTGAACTTTGTTCAAGGTAATATAGTTACAATAGTAGAAGATGTTACTTTAGCAGTTGCTGCTTTTTTGAAGGATAAGGGAAAAAATATAATATTTGATACGGATGTCGAAGAAAAAATAATGATCTTTGATAAAGAGAAAATTGAGAGAATAGTATTAAATTTACTATCTAATGCAGTTAAGTTTACGGGAAAAGATGCTAATATTAGAGTTGCAATTCATGATGTTGGCAGCAATATACAAATATCTGTTGAAGATAATGGTATGGGAATTCCTGAAGATAAGAAAAAAATGATATTTGAAAGATTTTTTCAGCTTGATAAGACTTTTACTCGTAAAAACGAAGGAAGCGGTATAGGATTGTCGATAGTAAAGCTTTTAGTAGAACTTCATGATGGAACAATTGAAGTGAAAAGCAAGGTTGGTATTGGAAGTGAATTTACTGTAAAGCTTCCAGTTAGAAAATCTAATAAGTACAAGAACAGTTATTCGGATAGCCTTATAAGAATGTCTAGCAAAGATAAGGTTAATATGGAGTTTTCGGATCTCTTGATTTAA
- a CDS encoding polysaccharide deacetylase family protein — MNELSKFKKILLIIITIIVIASCLILVKDYYKNYKNVAYSKEVTQESTGKDLNVSNKIPVLMYHDINNDKNMNLMKIDKKSFEEQMKYLKDNNYNTLTIDQFYDSIINGKKVPKKSVLITFDDGYEDHYKNAYPVLKKYNLHATMFIITDYLDKGTLYLKSNELKEMSDNGIDIESHTTNHPYLDKLTYEEQLKTLQNSKSKLEDICKKSVRFVAYPYGAYNTNTIKADKKLGYMMAFTTKGKWADLNKGAYALNRIYIFPQYDLNNFKDRIDNPSYSQIVHPIKAIEEAYYSILAWY, encoded by the coding sequence ATGAATGAATTGAGTAAATTTAAAAAGATTTTACTTATTATAATAACTATTATAGTGATAGCTAGTTGCCTAATATTGGTGAAGGATTACTATAAAAATTATAAAAACGTTGCTTATAGTAAGGAAGTAACACAAGAGAGTACGGGAAAAGACTTGAATGTAAGCAATAAGATTCCTGTACTCATGTATCATGATATTAATAATGATAAGAATATGAATTTGATGAAGATTGATAAAAAAAGCTTTGAGGAGCAAATGAAGTATTTAAAGGACAACAATTATAATACGCTCACAATAGACCAATTTTATGATAGTATTATTAATGGGAAAAAAGTGCCTAAGAAATCAGTGCTTATAACTTTTGATGATGGATACGAAGATCATTATAAAAATGCATATCCAGTGTTGAAAAAATATAATCTACATGCAACCATGTTTATTATAACGGACTATTTGGACAAGGGAACCCTATATTTAAAATCAAATGAACTTAAAGAAATGAGCGATAATGGTATAGACATCGAAAGCCATACTACAAATCATCCTTATCTGGACAAGCTAACATATGAAGAGCAGCTAAAGACCCTTCAGAATTCTAAAAGTAAACTTGAGGATATATGTAAAAAGTCAGTTAGATTTGTTGCGTATCCTTATGGAGCTTATAATACAAATACAATTAAAGCCGATAAAAAACTAGGTTATATGATGGCATTTACAACAAAAGGTAAGTGGGCAGATTTAAATAAGGGTGCTTATGCTTTAAATAGAATATACATATTTCCACAATATGATTTGAATAATTTTAAAGATAGGATAGATAATCCTAGCTATAGTCAAATTGTACATCCCATAAAAGCTATTGAAGAAGCTTACTACAGTATATTAGCGTGGTATTAG
- a CDS encoding PocR ligand-binding domain-containing protein → MESNVFRNLSIADVIDIGFLQGFQDNFSESMRIAAVTVDKDGKPVTKPSNYIRYCNKIQSTAKGEKRCAESHKKGGEEAVRTGKPYIYVCNSGLIDFAAPIMVGGQHVGTVLGGQILYSKDDGDRIPGIVSDLDLTKEEYLDNLDSVNIVEKERVRAAADVLFNVTNALGTIGYQKLKLHDATNAFVDNFQQISAAMEELAASSIGVTENQEVLNQEIINVKDVASEINDILTQIKSIADQTKMLGLNAAIEAARAGELGKGFGVVAAEMRKLSESSKETAIKAGNLTVQIEKSVDKTLEVSKSTLDVASQQSAAIEETNASIEEVSSMAEELTKLV, encoded by the coding sequence ATGGAATCGAATGTATTTAGAAATTTATCTATTGCAGATGTAATTGACATTGGATTTTTACAGGGTTTCCAGGATAACTTCTCTGAGAGTATGAGAATTGCAGCTGTAACTGTGGACAAGGATGGAAAACCTGTTACAAAGCCTAGTAATTATATAAGATACTGTAACAAAATTCAGAGTACCGCTAAGGGCGAAAAAAGATGTGCGGAATCTCACAAAAAAGGTGGAGAGGAAGCAGTTAGAACTGGAAAGCCTTATATTTATGTCTGTAACTCTGGACTTATTGATTTTGCAGCACCAATAATGGTTGGAGGACAACACGTAGGCACAGTGTTAGGTGGTCAAATACTATATTCAAAAGATGATGGAGACAGAATACCTGGTATTGTAAGCGATTTAGATCTAACTAAAGAAGAGTATTTAGACAATTTAGATAGTGTAAATATTGTGGAAAAAGAAAGAGTTAGAGCAGCAGCAGATGTATTATTTAACGTAACTAACGCTCTAGGTACAATTGGCTATCAAAAGTTGAAATTACATGATGCTACAAATGCTTTTGTGGATAACTTTCAGCAGATTTCTGCCGCTATGGAAGAACTGGCAGCATCATCAATAGGTGTAACTGAAAATCAAGAGGTACTCAATCAAGAAATTATAAATGTAAAAGATGTAGCTAGCGAAATAAATGATATTTTAACTCAAATAAAGAGTATTGCAGATCAAACTAAGATGTTAGGATTAAATGCAGCGATAGAGGCAGCGAGAGCAGGAGAACTTGGAAAAGGTTTTGGAGTTGTGGCAGCAGAAATGAGAAAACTTTCTGAAAGCTCAAAGGAAACTGCAATCAAGGCTGGTAATCTTACAGTTCAAATAGAAAAGTCTGTTGATAAGACATTAGAGGTTTCAAAATCTACTTTGGATGTTGCATCACAGCAATCAGCTGCTATAGAGGAAACAAATGCTAGTATTGAAGAAGTTAGTAGTATGGCTGAGGAATTAACAAAATTAGTATAG
- a CDS encoding methyl-accepting chemotaxis protein → MSSKSNSKISSDLKTKFVLCSLLPSTIAMCIYGAIIYFTCSSTLSSVSYGSDKLSSIRNVIILCTVVFCILSAVHSLSLFKLITNSVQGLKQIFRDILNGTFSGEAIKTSSLKGPFKVIADMFLETTTKVQGLVVEVRSSSKTVLETSIALKNLIDKTDKSASDVALATDSIAKAASIQAKNAEECYNKATSLSEKINRVLSGTEVMNVEADSFNELIDNGLKTINILNDQSEKALEATSKVNEIVLKVNENSNDIGNITKTVSQIAEQTNLLALNAAIEAARAGESGKGFSVVAEEVRKLAEQVTESIGEIESLINDIQLHSSEAVSAISEASSIVAKENSSSIDTKKIFNDISDVLFEMNAVVGEIKNANVEMDSEKDELISLISSISSKSDDTSASTEEVAASAEEQLSAMKDVSDYSSKLEKLSEKLEKELSTFKDS, encoded by the coding sequence ATGAGTTCTAAATCAAATTCAAAAATATCTTCAGATTTAAAAACAAAATTTGTACTATGCTCACTTCTTCCAAGTACAATTGCAATGTGTATATATGGTGCAATCATATACTTCACATGCTCAAGCACCCTATCTTCGGTTTCTTATGGAAGTGACAAGCTCTCTTCCATAAGAAACGTGATTATACTATGTACTGTTGTTTTTTGTATACTATCCGCAGTTCATTCCCTTAGCCTATTTAAATTAATTACAAATAGTGTACAAGGCTTAAAACAAATTTTTAGAGATATTTTAAATGGAACCTTTTCTGGAGAAGCCATTAAAACTTCATCACTTAAAGGACCCTTTAAAGTCATCGCTGATATGTTTCTAGAAACCACTACCAAGGTTCAAGGTCTTGTTGTTGAAGTCAGATCCTCTTCTAAAACAGTTTTGGAAACTTCAATAGCTCTTAAGAATCTAATAGATAAAACTGATAAATCAGCTTCAGATGTAGCCTTAGCAACTGACTCCATTGCAAAAGCAGCCTCTATTCAGGCAAAAAATGCTGAAGAATGTTACAATAAAGCAACTTCTTTATCAGAGAAAATAAATAGAGTTTTAAGTGGAACAGAGGTAATGAATGTAGAAGCTGACTCATTTAACGAACTTATAGATAACGGACTTAAAACTATAAATATTCTCAATGATCAATCTGAGAAAGCTCTTGAAGCAACATCAAAGGTTAATGAAATAGTACTAAAAGTAAATGAAAATTCAAATGATATAGGAAACATAACAAAAACAGTTTCTCAAATAGCTGAACAGACAAATCTACTAGCATTAAATGCAGCAATAGAAGCTGCCCGTGCTGGTGAATCTGGAAAAGGCTTCTCTGTTGTTGCAGAGGAAGTGAGAAAACTTGCAGAACAGGTTACTGAATCCATAGGCGAAATTGAATCCCTAATAAATGATATACAACTTCATTCAAGTGAAGCTGTTTCAGCAATTTCTGAAGCTTCAAGTATAGTTGCAAAAGAAAATAGTTCTTCTATTGACACTAAAAAGATTTTCAACGATATTTCAGATGTTTTGTTTGAAATGAATGCAGTAGTAGGAGAGATTAAGAATGCTAATGTTGAAATGGACAGCGAAAAAGATGAATTAATTTCCCTTATTTCATCAATATCTTCAAAATCAGATGACACATCTGCCTCAACTGAGGAAGTTGCTGCAAGTGCAGAAGAACAGCTATCCGCTATGAAAGATGTATCTGATTATTCATCAAAACTCGAGAAACTTTCTGAAAAATTAGAAAAAGAACTTTCAACTTTTAAAGATTCATAA
- a CDS encoding metal-binding protein, whose protein sequence is MVINEIMKYVESEYSIIKNTPCEVCGGSYEASEEGIGFINDEPYDICECSCSECGHERVFQFAAPFLVERPKEMLNKTLN, encoded by the coding sequence TTGGTTATAAATGAAATTATGAAATACGTTGAAAGCGAGTATTCTATAATAAAAAATACTCCTTGTGAAGTTTGTGGTGGTAGCTATGAAGCATCTGAAGAAGGAATAGGATTTATAAATGACGAGCCATATGATATATGTGAATGTTCCTGCAGCGAATGTGGACATGAAAGGGTTTTTCAATTTGCAGCTCCATTTCTAGTTGAACGTCCAAAGGAAATGCTAAATAAAACTTTAAACTAG